Proteins encoded by one window of Candidatus Saccharibacteria bacterium:
- the galT gene encoding galactose-1-phosphate uridylyltransferase — translation MNNKSAVGAKHARQVHHRSAVSVNSDRPNDGNSNPQKLNPQHSGIKLDTAGIATEIRRDYLHEYYVIIAPNRGKRPFDTRIEEHKLIETANSPKLHLEKKVFDLNDEHGSWQVRVVENKFPALTPMNPQAYGMQEIVIDTPLGNRPLSSLSVNQITKVMQVFQERIGVLKNQKAIEYVSVFHNDGYSAGASLAHAHSQIFAIPVMPPKLTIESQTIEQYFTQKNSDPFNDIIAYEQNAAERIIWENDKFIAFCPYASQWPFEAWIMPKTPVTSFTQFSQDDLRTTAEILKKLMGRLCPHLISFNFYLEEGISEHHRFVLKVTGRSIIWGGFEVATGMIINTVPPESAAKWYKA, via the coding sequence ATGAATAATAAGTCAGCTGTTGGGGCCAAGCATGCTCGACAAGTGCACCACCGGAGCGCTGTTTCTGTTAATTCTGATAGGCCGAATGACGGGAATTCCAACCCTCAAAAACTCAATCCGCAGCACAGCGGCATTAAGCTCGATACTGCCGGCATAGCTACCGAGATTCGTCGCGACTACTTGCACGAATACTATGTTATTATTGCCCCCAATCGTGGCAAACGGCCCTTCGACACTAGGATAGAAGAACATAAGCTAATCGAGACCGCTAATAGTCCTAAGCTCCACCTAGAAAAGAAGGTGTTCGATCTCAACGACGAGCACGGGAGCTGGCAAGTGCGGGTAGTCGAAAATAAGTTTCCGGCTCTAACCCCCATGAACCCCCAAGCCTACGGCATGCAAGAGATAGTAATCGACACACCATTGGGTAATAGGCCGCTATCGAGTTTAAGCGTTAATCAGATTACCAAGGTTATGCAGGTGTTCCAGGAGCGGATTGGGGTGCTCAAGAACCAAAAAGCCATTGAGTATGTGAGTGTTTTTCATAACGACGGGTATAGCGCCGGCGCCTCGCTGGCCCACGCCCACAGCCAGATTTTTGCTATTCCGGTTATGCCACCCAAGCTCACGATTGAAAGTCAAACCATCGAACAGTATTTTACCCAAAAGAACTCCGACCCTTTCAATGACATAATCGCTTACGAGCAAAATGCTGCCGAGCGCATAATCTGGGAGAACGACAAATTTATAGCCTTCTGCCCTTACGCCAGTCAGTGGCCGTTCGAGGCCTGGATTATGCCAAAAACGCCCGTTACCAGCTTTACTCAGTTTAGCCAAGACGACCTGCGCACCACTGCTGAGATTCTCAAAAAACTCATGGGCCGACTCTGCCCACACCTAATTAGCTTTAACTTCTATCTGGAAGAGGGCATTAGTGAGCATCACCGGTTTGTGCTCAAAGTAACCGGCCGTAGCATTATTTGGGGCGGCTTTGAAGTAGCCACGGGGATGATAATCAATACGGTGCCGCCCGAGAGCGCTGCCAAGTGGTATAAAGCCTAG
- a CDS encoding YifB family Mg chelatase-like AAA ATPase, translating into MLTKVNTIAHFGLTSYHIEVETDIYNGLPAFIVVGLANKAVDEAKERVRSALKNANLHLPPRRITVNLAPADLPKNGSGFDLAIAVSLLASSGQIKHISPASAFYGELALDGSTRTVNGALATAQAAKMSGLSELYIAAEIAEQAALVKDITIYPVKDIGQLYQHLIGEKAIIPLRHKGISGKIHESEVDMSNIYGQAQAKRAVEIAASGNHNILLSGPPGSGKTLLAKALAGILPAPSYEEMLEITSIHSLAGVQTDNIITARPFRSPHHTASNIALIGGGQSPKPGEISLAHRGLLFLDELPEFPRHVLEVLRQPLEEGQVTVARASASYKFPARFLMVAAQNPCPCGFSGDSSTACTCSLAQINRYQTKVSGPLLDRIDLVVPVQKLKNDELLAGVAGEPSRSVRGRVEKARQIQISRFQDEPFSSNNEMTNKHIKQYCSLDSDVELLARQALNNMNLTARAYIRVLKVSRTIADMNDSEQIKSEHFSEALQYRV; encoded by the coding sequence ATGCTAACAAAAGTTAATACAATCGCCCACTTTGGGCTTACAAGCTACCACATTGAGGTCGAAACCGACATTTATAACGGCTTGCCAGCCTTCATAGTCGTGGGTCTAGCCAACAAAGCCGTCGACGAGGCCAAAGAAAGAGTCAGGAGCGCACTCAAGAACGCCAATCTCCACCTGCCTCCTCGGCGAATCACAGTTAATCTAGCGCCAGCCGATCTACCCAAGAACGGAAGCGGTTTTGACTTGGCTATTGCCGTTAGCCTGCTAGCTAGTAGTGGTCAAATTAAGCACATTAGCCCAGCCTCGGCTTTTTATGGCGAACTGGCTCTCGATGGTTCTACCAGAACTGTAAACGGGGCCCTAGCCACCGCCCAAGCCGCCAAAATGAGTGGCCTTAGCGAGCTATACATAGCAGCCGAGATTGCCGAGCAAGCTGCACTGGTTAAAGATATCACCATCTACCCTGTAAAAGACATTGGCCAACTCTACCAACACCTGATTGGTGAGAAAGCAATTATCCCCTTACGACACAAAGGCATATCTGGCAAAATCCACGAAAGCGAAGTCGATATGAGCAATATCTATGGCCAGGCTCAGGCTAAACGAGCGGTCGAAATAGCCGCCAGCGGTAATCACAACATTTTGCTTAGTGGCCCACCTGGGAGCGGCAAGACCTTACTAGCCAAGGCCCTGGCTGGCATATTGCCAGCACCTAGCTACGAGGAAATGCTCGAGATCACCAGCATTCACAGCTTAGCTGGGGTTCAAACCGACAACATTATTACCGCTCGCCCATTTCGTAGCCCGCACCACACCGCCAGCAACATTGCTCTAATAGGTGGCGGTCAGTCACCCAAACCTGGCGAAATCAGCTTGGCCCACCGTGGCCTGCTGTTTCTAGACGAGCTGCCAGAATTTCCACGTCATGTGCTTGAGGTGCTGCGTCAACCGCTCGAAGAAGGCCAGGTAACAGTTGCCAGAGCCAGTGCTAGCTATAAGTTTCCGGCTCGCTTTCTAATGGTAGCGGCTCAAAACCCTTGCCCTTGTGGTTTTAGCGGTGACAGCTCAACTGCCTGCACCTGTAGCCTAGCCCAAATCAATCGCTACCAGACTAAGGTCTCGGGCCCATTGCTCGATAGAATCGATCTGGTAGTGCCGGTTCAAAAACTCAAAAACGATGAACTTCTGGCAGGAGTGGCTGGAGAACCATCCAGATCGGTTAGAGGTCGAGTCGAGAAAGCTCGACAGATACAGATTAGTCGCTTCCAAGATGAGCCTTTTAGTAGCAACAACGAGATGACCAACAAGCACATTAAGCAATATTGTAGCCTAGACTCAGATGTAGAGTTGCTCGCCCGCCAAGCCTTAAATAACATGAACTTAACCGCCCGGGCCTATATACGTGTTCTAAAAGTTAGTCGCACGATTGCCGATATGAATGATTCGGAGCAAATCAAGTCCGAGCACTTTAGCGAGGCCCTACAGTACAGGGTGTAA
- a CDS encoding 3-deoxy-7-phosphoheptulonate synthase, with translation MLYDLRIKETTPLISANQMAIELPMTDAAAETVEAARQAFRRIMYRQDHRLVLIVGPCSIHDIEAAMDYAKRLAPLIKRFGDRLVIIMRVYFEKPRTRKGWRGLIVDPHMDGSNDGQEGLRQARSLLLEINSLGVPTCSELIDPVTPQYIGDLLSVAAIGARSTESPLARALASGLSMPPGFKNGTSGNIEMAVDAMIATQDSNSLFGPDRDGRSAVHHTSGNPDTFMILRGGKNGPNYSPKSVRSASSLLRKENLIDLVMIDCSHAQSGGDPVRQEAVWREVVDSLPGTREYVMGLMVESFIEAGKQPIQLPVDRTKLKYGLSVTDACMDWSTTEQMIEYTYEQLSS, from the coding sequence ATGCTTTACGATCTACGTATCAAAGAAACCACCCCACTCATTAGCGCCAATCAGATGGCAATCGAACTTCCGATGACCGACGCAGCGGCCGAAACCGTCGAAGCAGCTCGCCAGGCATTCCGGCGGATCATGTACCGTCAGGATCATCGGCTAGTGCTTATAGTAGGTCCGTGCTCCATCCACGACATCGAGGCGGCCATGGACTACGCCAAACGTCTGGCGCCATTAATAAAACGTTTCGGTGACCGGCTGGTGATCATCATGCGGGTCTACTTCGAGAAGCCCCGAACTCGCAAGGGTTGGCGTGGGCTGATCGTTGATCCGCACATGGACGGCTCGAACGATGGCCAAGAGGGCTTGCGACAAGCACGCAGTCTGTTGCTGGAAATCAACTCGCTGGGTGTGCCCACCTGCTCTGAGCTGATTGATCCCGTTACCCCGCAATACATTGGTGATCTGCTGTCAGTAGCGGCCATTGGCGCTAGAAGCACCGAGAGTCCTCTAGCTAGAGCACTGGCCAGCGGACTATCAATGCCACCGGGCTTCAAGAACGGCACCTCGGGCAACATCGAGATGGCCGTCGATGCCATGATCGCCACTCAAGATTCCAACAGCCTCTTCGGCCCGGATCGCGATGGTCGTAGCGCGGTTCATCACACCTCCGGCAATCCCGACACCTTCATGATCCTCAGAGGTGGCAAAAACGGCCCGAACTACAGCCCCAAGAGTGTTCGCAGCGCCTCGTCACTCCTTCGCAAGGAAAATTTGATCGATCTGGTAATGATCGACTGCAGCCACGCCCAAAGCGGCGGTGATCCTGTGAGGCAAGAGGCTGTTTGGCGGGAAGTCGTGGACTCTCTACCGGGGACTCGTGAGTATGTGATGGGTCTGATGGTCGAAAGCTTCATTGAGGCTGGAAAACAGCCTATCCAGCTACCCGTTGACCGAACTAAGCTCAAGTACGGACTCTCGGTTACCGACGCCTGCATGGACTGGAGCACAACCGAGCAAATGATCGAATACACTTACGAGCAACTCAGCAGCTAA
- a CDS encoding DUF4446 family protein: protein MEWFVTILIILLIGGLGFTYWQLWQLQQKYGQFLKGAEAKQIEEMVKNYSKAVTDAHQKLEELAVFCAKLHKNQKFAISNFGLIRFNPFGDTGGDQSFALALLDRNHDGVVLTGVHSRNTTRVYAKQIHQGTSKSNLSGEEKQALTTALQK from the coding sequence ATGGAGTGGTTCGTAACGATATTGATTATCTTGTTGATAGGCGGATTGGGCTTTACTTACTGGCAATTGTGGCAGTTGCAACAAAAATACGGGCAGTTTTTAAAGGGAGCCGAGGCAAAGCAGATTGAAGAAATGGTAAAAAATTACTCAAAAGCCGTGACAGACGCCCACCAAAAGCTCGAAGAGCTCGCGGTTTTTTGCGCCAAGTTGCACAAAAACCAAAAGTTTGCCATTTCTAACTTTGGCTTAATTCGATTCAACCCTTTTGGCGATACTGGTGGCGATCAAAGTTTTGCCTTAGCATTGCTAGATCGTAATCATGACGGTGTGGTTCTAACCGGTGTACACTCTCGCAACACAACTCGTGTATATGCTAAGCAAATCCACCAGGGTACCAGCAAAAGTAACCTGTCAGGCGAAGAAAAGCAAGCTCTAACTACGGCGCTACAAAAATAG
- a CDS encoding polymer-forming cytoskeletal protein, whose protein sequence is MLFRKKRSLTPLQSENDVLIAAGVRSHGAIDTNSDVHIDGSFSGSINSSGLLEIGKNGRAKAEINARAIIIDGFLQGKAYAKEEIAVHNSAEVQAELQSSTLVVDKNALVSGMVRVVR, encoded by the coding sequence ATGTTGTTCCGCAAAAAGCGCTCCCTCACCCCCCTTCAGTCCGAAAACGACGTGCTGATTGCAGCTGGAGTTAGGAGCCATGGTGCCATTGATACCAACTCCGATGTACATATTGACGGCAGTTTTAGTGGCAGTATAAATTCATCTGGCCTGTTAGAAATTGGCAAGAACGGTCGGGCCAAAGCCGAAATTAACGCTAGAGCCATCATTATCGATGGGTTCTTACAGGGCAAGGCTTACGCCAAAGAAGAGATTGCCGTACATAATAGTGCCGAGGTGCAGGCTGAACTACAAAGCTCTACCCTGGTGGTCGACAAAAACGCCCTAGTTAGCGGCATGGTTCGGGTGGTGCGTTAG